The following are encoded in a window of Saccharothrix longispora genomic DNA:
- a CDS encoding metallophosphoesterase family protein, whose amino-acid sequence MTTPPRLLATSDLHVTYQQNRQFVEAIRPHSPDDWLIVAGDVAEKFDDVEWALGVLRGRFAEVVWSPGNHELWTTKDDPVQSRGEVRYKQLVELCRGLGVHTPEDAFPVFEGSGGPVAVAPLFTLYDYTFRPAGTTDKASALAVAQEAGVICTDEYFLHPDPYPSREAWCAARLEETERRLSAVDPSLRTVLINHWPLVRDPTFVLRYPEFALWCGTEKTADWHVRFRAAAAVYGHLHIPRTIRKDGVRFDEVSLGYPREWQPRGWTAAPLLDVLREGDAR is encoded by the coding sequence GTGACCACCCCGCCACGCCTCCTCGCGACGAGCGACCTGCACGTGACCTACCAGCAGAACCGGCAATTCGTCGAAGCGATTCGACCGCACTCCCCCGACGACTGGCTGATCGTCGCCGGTGACGTGGCGGAGAAGTTCGACGACGTCGAGTGGGCGCTCGGGGTGCTGCGCGGGCGGTTCGCCGAAGTGGTCTGGTCGCCCGGCAACCACGAGCTGTGGACGACCAAGGACGACCCGGTGCAGTCGCGCGGCGAGGTGCGCTACAAGCAGCTGGTGGAGCTGTGCCGCGGCCTGGGCGTGCACACCCCCGAGGACGCGTTCCCGGTGTTCGAGGGTTCGGGCGGCCCGGTGGCGGTGGCGCCCCTGTTCACGCTCTACGACTACACGTTCCGCCCGGCCGGGACGACCGACAAGGCGTCCGCGCTGGCCGTGGCGCAGGAGGCCGGGGTCATCTGCACCGACGAGTACTTCCTGCACCCCGACCCGTACCCGAGCCGCGAGGCGTGGTGCGCGGCACGCCTGGAGGAGACGGAACGGCGGTTGTCGGCGGTGGACCCGTCGTTGCGGACGGTGCTGATCAACCACTGGCCACTCGTCCGTGATCCCACGTTCGTGCTGCGGTACCCCGAATTCGCGTTGTGGTGCGGTACCGAGAAGACCGCGGACTGGCACGTGCGGTTCCGGGCGGCGGCGGCGGTGTACGGCCACCTGCACATCCCGCGGACCATCCGCAAGGACGGCGTGCGCTTCGACGAGGTGTCGCTGGGCTACCCGCGCGAGTGGCAGCCGCGCGGCTGGACCGCGGCGCCGCTGCTGGACGTGCTGCGCGAGGGGGATGCCCGGTGA
- a CDS encoding TetR/AcrR family transcriptional regulator, giving the protein MRTTSRRAVLDAALELVAEGGLDAVTISALTARSGVSNGSVYHHFGSRSGLFAVLYRESFEHCVTTLLPALEHDEPERAVRELVARYLGWVAGDTGRARFLYAAPLTAGPAVKASVFQPVAAWFAARAEEGALRPYPAWALDPVVMGPAHECARRHLAYGFDLGACAEPVADAVWGAVAPVG; this is encoded by the coding sequence GTGAGGACGACCAGTCGGCGGGCCGTGCTCGACGCGGCGCTCGAACTGGTCGCCGAGGGCGGGCTGGACGCCGTCACGATCAGCGCGCTGACCGCCCGGTCGGGCGTGTCCAACGGCAGCGTCTACCACCACTTCGGCAGCCGGTCGGGCCTGTTCGCGGTGCTGTACCGGGAGAGCTTCGAGCACTGCGTGACGACCCTGCTGCCCGCCCTGGAGCACGACGAGCCGGAACGGGCGGTGCGCGAACTCGTGGCCCGCTACCTGGGCTGGGTGGCCGGTGACACCGGCCGCGCCCGGTTCCTCTACGCCGCGCCGCTCACCGCCGGCCCGGCCGTGAAGGCGTCGGTGTTCCAGCCGGTCGCCGCCTGGTTCGCCGCCCGCGCCGAGGAGGGCGCGCTGCGCCCCTACCCGGCGTGGGCGCTGGACCCCGTCGTGATGGGGCCGGCCCACGAGTGCGCCCGCCGGCACCTCGCCTACGGCTTCGACCTGGGCGCGTGCGCGGAACCCGTCGCCGATGCGGTGTGGGGCGCGGTCGCGCCCGTAGGGTGA
- a CDS encoding AMP-dependent synthetase/ligase, with translation MARSIPDLLRERVRATPDREALRRRDGDTWTSLTWAEVAERVRVKALGFRRLGIRDEARVAIMAATSVDWIITDLAVLAAGGVTTTIYPSSTPQDVEHILRDSGSVLVVADPGLADRVDVEVVAPDWEPDAVEGDYDAMVDELTPDRLATLIYTSGTTGTPKGVELTHDNWLHTADAIADVGVLGLDDLHFLWLPMSHAFGKVLQVGLIATGAPTAVDGDVDRIAANLAELRPTVVAAAPRIFEKIHQRVVASMREAGGVKAALFDWALRVAEHPEWKVRRAIADKLVFSKLRERVGGRIKYFVSGSAPLSRPVGEFFEHAGITILEGYGLTESAAASFVNRPGDNRLGTVGTPLAGTGVRIAEDGEVLIGGRGIMRGYRNLPEETAKALVDGWLHTGDIGELDEDGRLRITDRKKELIKTSGGKYVAPQSVEGLVKVGSPYIGNVLVHGDQRNYCVALVTIDAETAPADLDAEAEVGRAVEAANAKLARHETVKRFAVLPKDFSVEDGTLTASLKMRRKEIEGRYRDVLDGLYRG, from the coding sequence GTGGCCCGTTCGATCCCCGACCTGCTGCGCGAGCGGGTCCGCGCGACCCCGGACCGCGAGGCGCTGCGCCGCCGCGACGGCGACACCTGGACGTCGCTGACCTGGGCCGAGGTGGCCGAGCGGGTGCGGGTCAAGGCGCTGGGCTTCCGGCGGCTGGGCATCCGCGACGAGGCGCGCGTGGCGATCATGGCGGCCACCAGCGTCGACTGGATCATCACCGACCTGGCGGTGCTCGCGGCGGGCGGCGTGACGACGACCATCTACCCCAGCAGCACGCCGCAGGACGTGGAGCACATCCTCCGCGACTCCGGCAGCGTGCTCGTGGTCGCCGACCCGGGCCTCGCGGACCGGGTGGACGTGGAGGTCGTCGCCCCCGACTGGGAGCCGGACGCCGTCGAGGGCGACTACGACGCCATGGTCGACGAGCTGACCCCCGATCGGCTGGCCACGCTGATCTACACCTCCGGCACGACCGGCACGCCGAAGGGCGTGGAGCTGACGCACGACAACTGGCTGCACACCGCCGACGCCATCGCCGACGTGGGCGTGCTCGGCCTGGACGATCTGCACTTCCTGTGGCTGCCGATGTCCCACGCGTTCGGCAAGGTGCTCCAGGTGGGCCTGATCGCGACCGGCGCGCCGACCGCCGTGGACGGCGACGTGGACCGGATCGCGGCGAACCTGGCCGAGCTGCGCCCGACCGTGGTGGCCGCCGCGCCGCGCATCTTCGAGAAGATCCACCAGCGGGTGGTCGCGTCGATGCGCGAGGCGGGCGGGGTGAAGGCGGCGCTGTTCGACTGGGCGCTGCGGGTCGCCGAGCACCCCGAGTGGAAGGTCCGCCGCGCCATCGCCGACAAGCTCGTGTTCAGCAAGCTGCGCGAGCGCGTCGGCGGCCGGATCAAGTACTTCGTGTCCGGCTCCGCGCCGCTGTCCCGGCCGGTGGGCGAGTTCTTCGAGCACGCGGGCATCACGATCCTGGAGGGCTACGGCCTCACCGAGTCGGCGGCGGCGAGCTTCGTGAACCGGCCCGGCGACAACCGGCTCGGCACGGTCGGCACGCCGCTGGCGGGCACCGGGGTGCGCATCGCCGAGGACGGCGAGGTGCTGATCGGCGGGCGCGGGATCATGCGCGGCTACCGCAACCTGCCCGAGGAGACGGCCAAGGCGCTGGTGGACGGCTGGCTGCACACCGGCGACATCGGCGAGCTGGACGAGGACGGCCGGCTGCGGATCACCGACCGCAAGAAGGAGCTGATCAAGACCTCCGGCGGCAAGTACGTCGCGCCGCAGTCCGTGGAGGGCCTGGTGAAGGTGGGCAGCCCGTACATCGGCAACGTGCTGGTGCACGGCGACCAGCGCAACTACTGCGTCGCGCTGGTCACCATCGACGCCGAGACCGCGCCCGCCGACCTGGACGCGGAGGCCGAGGTCGGCCGGGCCGTCGAGGCGGCCAACGCCAAGCTCGCCCGGCACGAGACGGTCAAGAGGTTCGCCGTGCTGCCGAAGGACTTCAGCGTCGAGGACGGCACGCTCACCGCGAGCCTGAAGATGCGGCGCAAGGAGATCGAGGGCCGCTACCGGGACGTGCTGGACGGGTTGTACCGGGGCTGA
- a CDS encoding DUF485 domain-containing protein has protein sequence MVTSPRTRAPRAHRPYPASREIDEQSELGAVYMRSLIRTQRRLGLLLCAVVCGSVAALPLVFTLAPSIAVRRLLGLPLPWLLLGVLVFPVFVLAGWFYVRQAERGEREFAELVERS, from the coding sequence GTGGTGACGAGCCCCCGCACCCGCGCGCCGCGCGCGCACCGCCCGTACCCGGCGTCACGGGAGATCGACGAGCAGAGCGAGCTGGGCGCGGTCTACATGCGGTCGCTGATCCGCACCCAGCGGCGGCTCGGGCTGCTGCTGTGCGCGGTGGTGTGCGGCAGCGTCGCGGCCCTGCCGCTGGTGTTCACGCTGGCGCCGTCGATCGCCGTGCGGCGCCTGCTGGGCCTGCCGCTGCCGTGGCTGCTGCTGGGTGTGCTGGTGTTCCCGGTGTTCGTGCTGGCCGGCTGGTTCTACGTCCGGCAGGCCGAGCGCGGCGAGCGGGAGTTCGCGGAGCTGGTGGAACGTTCGTGA
- a CDS encoding 4'-phosphopantetheinyl transferase family protein: MITDLLPPPISAVDYFGDPDGVVLFPEEEEHVAKAVDKRRKEFATGRHCARAALAGLGHAPVPLLPGPNREPTWPAGVVGSITHCRGYRAAAVGRVGEVWTIGIDAEPNEPTPAGVLEAIAVPGELARMPALRAAGDKVAWDRLLFSAKETVYKAWFPLTRAWLGFEDAEVTINPDDGTFSARVLIDHPVVDGTTLDGFTGRWLAREGFVVTAIAVPAR; the protein is encoded by the coding sequence GTGATCACCGACCTGCTGCCGCCGCCGATCTCGGCGGTCGACTACTTCGGCGACCCCGACGGGGTGGTGCTGTTCCCCGAGGAGGAGGAGCACGTCGCCAAGGCCGTGGACAAGAGGCGCAAGGAGTTCGCGACCGGGCGGCACTGCGCGCGCGCCGCGCTCGCGGGCCTCGGCCACGCCCCCGTGCCGCTGCTGCCCGGCCCCAACCGCGAACCGACGTGGCCGGCGGGCGTCGTCGGCAGCATCACGCACTGCCGGGGCTACCGGGCGGCGGCCGTGGGGCGCGTCGGCGAGGTGTGGACCATCGGCATCGACGCCGAGCCGAACGAGCCGACGCCGGCGGGCGTCCTGGAGGCCATCGCCGTGCCCGGCGAGCTGGCCAGGATGCCCGCGCTGCGCGCGGCGGGCGACAAGGTCGCCTGGGACCGGTTGCTGTTCAGCGCGAAGGAGACGGTCTACAAGGCGTGGTTCCCGCTGACGCGGGCGTGGCTGGGGTTCGAGGACGCCGAGGTGACCATCAACCCCGACGACGGCACGTTCAGCGCGCGCGTCCTCATCGACCACCCGGTCGTGGACGGGACCACCCTGGACGGGTTCACCGGCCGCTGGCTGGCCAGGGAGGGGTTTGTGGTGACCGCGATCGCGGTACCCGCGCGCTGA
- a CDS encoding DUF998 domain-containing protein, whose product MLTDGPATTRSPARVLALSGAVAVVLTVVLVGGLDLVRLSDSAHHLRRTISEYALGPYRWVFDTGVVLLVLGSLAILAVLVGRGVTRWNSAGAIAFAAWSVGLTLVVVFPKNNWAVGPSMSGSIHRFGSMLAFVSLPIAAMLLARPWVRDAAWGAHARRAFGFGALSALAFTPLLYALLVDAVTGTSWWRVFPLGYIERVLVLTEVVAVFVVGVWACAVSSRPRPVPAGQPRYNPSSTSR is encoded by the coding sequence GTGCTGACCGACGGCCCCGCCACCACCCGTTCCCCGGCCCGCGTCCTCGCCCTCTCCGGCGCGGTCGCCGTCGTGCTGACCGTCGTCCTGGTGGGCGGCCTCGACCTCGTCCGGCTCTCCGACTCGGCCCACCACCTGCGCCGCACGATCAGCGAGTACGCCCTCGGCCCCTACCGCTGGGTGTTCGACACCGGCGTGGTGCTGCTCGTGCTCGGGTCGCTCGCGATCCTCGCGGTGCTGGTCGGCCGGGGCGTGACCCGGTGGAACTCGGCGGGCGCGATCGCGTTCGCCGCGTGGTCGGTCGGCCTGACCCTGGTGGTGGTCTTCCCCAAGAACAACTGGGCGGTCGGTCCCAGCATGAGCGGCAGCATCCACCGCTTCGGCAGCATGCTCGCGTTCGTCAGCCTGCCGATCGCCGCCATGCTGCTGGCCCGCCCCTGGGTGCGCGACGCCGCGTGGGGCGCGCACGCCCGCCGGGCGTTCGGGTTCGGCGCGCTGTCCGCGCTGGCGTTCACCCCGCTGCTGTACGCGCTCCTGGTCGACGCCGTCACCGGCACGTCGTGGTGGCGGGTGTTCCCGCTCGGCTACATCGAGCGGGTGCTCGTGCTCACCGAGGTCGTGGCGGTGTTCGTGGTCGGGGTGTGGGCGTGCGCGGTGTCCTCCCGCCCACGCCCGGTCCCGGCCGGTCAGCCCCGGTACAACCCGTCCAGCACGTCCCGGTAG
- a CDS encoding cellulase family glycosylhydrolase → MAPRTRWLATAAAASLLAVPAPALAAATAAAEPVAQAVTQHQAENASISRGLVESNHAGYTGGGFVNYDNAAGSYVEFTVTAATAGPATLTLRYANGSTADRPLAITVNGTAAAGALPFTATGAWSTWATRTTPVTLAAGANRIRATATTAAGGPNLDRLDVETGTAQAGRPADVNGQLRVCGTKLCNQYGKPIQLRGMSTHGIQWYSQCVKPASLDALANDWGADVLRISMYVQEGGYETDPRRFTDLVHGYIEEATRRGLYALVDWHQLDPGDPNANIALARTFFTEIASRHKNKTNIIYDIANEPNNVSWAGIKSYAEQMIPVIRAQDPDGVVFVGTHGWGSLGISDGRSEQDIVSNPINATNFMYTFHFYAASHQDEYFAALSRAAARLPIFVTEFGTQTYTGDGGNDFAYSQKYLDFLAANKIGWTNWNFSDDFRSGAVFKEGTCAGSNFTGTGVLKPAGVWVRDRMRTPDDFPTS, encoded by the coding sequence GTGGCACCCCGTACGCGCTGGCTGGCCACAGCCGCCGCGGCATCCCTGCTCGCCGTCCCCGCGCCCGCCCTCGCCGCCGCCACCGCCGCGGCCGAGCCGGTCGCGCAGGCCGTCACCCAGCACCAGGCCGAGAACGCCTCGATCTCCAGGGGCCTGGTCGAGTCCAACCACGCCGGCTACACCGGCGGCGGTTTCGTCAACTACGACAACGCGGCCGGCTCGTACGTCGAGTTCACCGTCACCGCCGCCACCGCCGGTCCGGCGACCCTGACCCTCCGGTACGCCAACGGCAGCACCGCCGACCGCCCCCTGGCCATCACCGTCAACGGCACGGCCGCCGCCGGAGCCCTCCCGTTCACCGCCACCGGCGCGTGGAGCACGTGGGCGACCAGGACGACCCCGGTGACCCTGGCCGCGGGCGCCAACCGCATCCGCGCCACCGCCACCACCGCCGCCGGCGGCCCCAACCTCGACCGCCTCGACGTGGAGACCGGCACGGCCCAGGCCGGCCGCCCCGCCGACGTCAACGGGCAGCTGCGGGTGTGCGGCACCAAGCTGTGCAACCAGTACGGCAAGCCGATCCAGCTGCGCGGCATGTCCACGCACGGCATCCAGTGGTACTCGCAGTGCGTGAAGCCCGCGTCCCTCGACGCCCTCGCGAACGACTGGGGCGCCGACGTCCTGCGCATCTCGATGTACGTGCAGGAGGGCGGGTACGAGACCGACCCGCGCAGGTTCACCGACCTGGTGCACGGCTACATCGAGGAAGCCACCAGGCGCGGCCTGTACGCCCTCGTGGACTGGCACCAGCTCGACCCCGGCGACCCGAACGCGAACATCGCCCTGGCGCGCACGTTCTTCACCGAGATCGCCTCGCGCCACAAGAACAAGACGAACATCATCTACGACATCGCGAACGAGCCGAACAACGTCTCGTGGGCCGGCATCAAGTCCTACGCGGAGCAGATGATCCCGGTGATCCGGGCGCAGGACCCGGACGGCGTCGTGTTCGTCGGCACCCACGGCTGGGGTTCGCTGGGCATCTCCGACGGGCGCAGCGAGCAGGACATCGTCTCGAACCCGATCAACGCCACGAACTTCATGTACACGTTCCACTTCTACGCCGCCTCGCACCAGGACGAGTACTTCGCCGCCCTGTCGCGCGCGGCGGCCCGGCTGCCGATCTTCGTGACCGAGTTCGGCACCCAGACCTACACGGGTGACGGCGGCAACGACTTCGCGTACAGCCAGAAGTACCTGGACTTCCTGGCGGCGAACAAGATCGGCTGGACGAACTGGAACTTCTCCGACGACTTCCGCTCGGGAGCCGTGTTCAAGGAGGGCACCTGCGCCGGGTCGAACTTCACCGGCACGGGCGTCCTGAAGCCCGCCGGCGTCTGGGTCCGCGACCGGATGCGCACGCCGGACGACTTCCCGACGAGCTGA
- a CDS encoding histidine kinase, with the protein MTALWTVGAVLLAGLAVVVVLWRKSLSRNDFLTNEQRITFETLHTAWSAAPPLRAGLVPEAAKKSAKHLRTLLGTPALALTDETAVVAWEGAGERHAGEVMELARDVFATGRTRAFDIACATADCPVHTAVLAPLTVEGRVVGVLAAYSREASAGLVRATNEVARWASGQLELAELDRSRTRLVEAEVRALRAQISPHFIYNSLSAIASYVRTDPERARTLLLDFADFTRYSFRRAGDFTTLSEELKSIDQYLALERARFGERLKVTLQIAPEVLPVTVPFLCLQPLVENAVRHGMEGKAGPGHITILAADAGEEAHITIEDDGIGMDPEALRRTLAGQVGATAGIGLGNIDERLRRCYGDDYGLVVETAQGLGTKISVRVPKYSAGVHA; encoded by the coding sequence GTGACGGCGCTGTGGACGGTGGGCGCGGTGCTGCTCGCCGGGCTCGCCGTGGTGGTCGTGCTGTGGCGGAAATCCTTGTCCCGCAACGACTTCCTCACCAACGAGCAGCGGATCACGTTCGAGACGCTGCACACGGCGTGGTCGGCCGCGCCGCCGCTGCGCGCCGGGCTCGTGCCGGAGGCGGCGAAGAAGTCGGCCAAGCACCTGCGGACGCTGCTCGGCACGCCCGCGCTGGCGCTGACCGACGAGACCGCGGTGGTCGCCTGGGAGGGTGCGGGCGAGCGCCACGCGGGCGAGGTGATGGAGCTGGCGCGGGACGTGTTCGCCACCGGTCGCACGCGGGCGTTCGACATCGCCTGCGCGACGGCGGACTGCCCGGTGCACACGGCGGTGCTGGCGCCGCTGACCGTGGAGGGCCGGGTGGTGGGCGTGCTGGCGGCCTACAGCCGGGAGGCGTCGGCGGGGCTCGTGCGGGCGACGAACGAGGTGGCGCGCTGGGCGTCGGGGCAGTTGGAGCTGGCCGAGCTGGACCGGTCGCGGACCAGGCTGGTGGAGGCGGAGGTGCGCGCGCTGCGCGCCCAGATCTCGCCGCACTTCATCTACAACTCGCTGTCGGCCATCGCGTCGTACGTGCGGACCGACCCGGAGCGGGCGCGCACGCTGCTGCTGGACTTCGCCGACTTCACCCGCTACTCGTTCCGCCGGGCCGGTGACTTCACCACGCTGTCGGAGGAGCTGAAGTCGATCGACCAGTACCTGGCCCTGGAGCGGGCGCGGTTCGGCGAGCGGCTGAAGGTGACGCTCCAGATAGCGCCCGAGGTGCTGCCGGTGACCGTGCCGTTCCTCTGCCTGCAACCGCTGGTGGAGAACGCCGTGCGGCACGGCATGGAGGGCAAGGCCGGTCCGGGCCACATCACGATCCTCGCCGCCGACGCGGGCGAGGAGGCGCACATCACCATCGAGGACGACGGCATCGGCATGGACCCGGAGGCGCTGCGCCGGACGTTGGCGGGGCAGGTCGGCGCGACGGCGGGGATCGGCCTGGGCAACATCGACGAGCGGTTGAGGCGTTGCTACGGCGACGACTACGGGCTCGTGGTGGAGACGGCGCAGGGGTTGGGCACGAAGATCAGCGTTCGGGTGCCGAAGTACTCGGCGGGCGTGCACGCGTAG
- a CDS encoding sodium/solute symporter: MSSTYGIIAVLVVVVGTVTIGTYGLRISRTTSDFFVASRTVSPWWNASAIGGEYLSAASFVGIAGLIFAHGPDMLWFPVGYTAGYLVLLALVAAPLRRSGAYTLPDFAEARFASPVVRAVASGFALGIGWLYLLPQLQGAGLTLKYVTGAPDWVGALLVASVVTVNVISGGMRSITFVQAFQYWLKLTAIAVPVVFLVLAWHAHGAQGLAGPEFPEFPERTTVSFDTATAFHVSETTPFSGTGVVDGQRVQGGGALAVGDHTVAAGSRLTFSEGSAVPHVRSIPSTTNEVWALPMRGGERFPLYAVYSLIIATFLGTMGLPHVIVRFYTNPNGRAARRTTLIVLGMLGLFYLMPPIYGALGRLYTPELLMTGDTDAVVLALPSRVIDGLGGQLLGALVAGGAFAAFLSTSSGLMVSLAGVLSRDVLRLRSVRGFRLSTVLAILVPLGMTLLVGKVPVADMVGLAFAVAASSLCPLLVLGIWSTRISTAGAVAGMLAGGVPALVAGLVTISAGGSGEWYHVFLARPAAWTVPLGFVVMFAVSLLTPRRVPPGVNHVMVRLHAPENLGLRSQDRL; the protein is encoded by the coding sequence GTGAGCAGCACCTACGGCATCATCGCCGTCCTGGTCGTGGTCGTCGGCACGGTCACCATCGGCACCTACGGCCTGCGGATCTCCCGCACCACGTCGGACTTCTTCGTCGCCTCGCGGACGGTGTCGCCGTGGTGGAACGCCTCGGCGATCGGCGGCGAGTACCTGTCGGCGGCGTCGTTCGTCGGCATCGCCGGGCTGATCTTCGCGCACGGCCCGGACATGCTGTGGTTCCCGGTCGGCTACACGGCCGGCTACCTGGTGCTGCTGGCGCTGGTGGCCGCTCCCCTGCGGCGCAGCGGCGCCTACACCCTGCCGGACTTCGCCGAGGCCCGGTTCGCCTCACCGGTGGTGCGCGCGGTGGCGTCGGGCTTCGCGCTGGGCATCGGGTGGCTCTACCTGCTGCCGCAGCTCCAGGGCGCGGGCCTGACGCTGAAGTACGTGACGGGCGCGCCGGACTGGGTGGGGGCGCTGCTGGTGGCGTCCGTGGTGACGGTCAACGTCATCTCCGGCGGGATGCGCAGCATCACGTTCGTGCAGGCGTTCCAGTACTGGCTCAAGCTGACCGCCATCGCGGTGCCCGTGGTGTTCCTGGTGCTGGCGTGGCACGCGCACGGCGCGCAGGGGCTGGCCGGGCCGGAGTTCCCCGAGTTCCCCGAGCGCACGACGGTGTCGTTCGACACCGCCACCGCGTTCCACGTCTCCGAGACCACGCCGTTCAGCGGGACGGGCGTCGTCGACGGGCAGCGAGTCCAGGGCGGCGGCGCGCTGGCGGTGGGCGACCACACCGTGGCCGCCGGGTCGCGCCTGACGTTCTCGGAGGGGTCGGCGGTGCCGCACGTGCGGTCGATCCCGTCGACCACCAACGAGGTGTGGGCGCTGCCGATGCGCGGCGGCGAGCGGTTCCCGCTGTACGCGGTGTACTCGCTGATCATCGCCACGTTCCTGGGCACGATGGGCCTGCCGCACGTGATCGTGCGCTTCTACACCAACCCGAACGGCCGGGCGGCGCGGCGGACCACGCTGATCGTGCTGGGCATGCTCGGCCTGTTCTACCTGATGCCGCCGATCTACGGCGCGCTCGGCCGGCTCTACACGCCGGAGCTGCTGATGACCGGCGACACCGACGCGGTGGTGCTGGCGCTGCCGAGCCGGGTGATCGACGGCCTCGGCGGGCAGTTGCTGGGCGCGCTGGTGGCCGGTGGCGCGTTCGCGGCGTTCCTGTCCACCTCGTCGGGCCTGATGGTGTCGCTGGCCGGCGTGCTGAGCCGGGACGTGCTGCGGCTGCGGTCGGTGCGCGGGTTCCGGCTGTCGACGGTGCTGGCGATCCTCGTGCCGCTGGGCATGACGCTGCTGGTGGGCAAGGTGCCGGTGGCGGACATGGTGGGCCTGGCGTTCGCGGTGGCGGCGTCGTCGCTGTGCCCGCTGCTGGTGCTGGGGATCTGGAGCACCCGGATCTCCACGGCCGGCGCGGTGGCCGGCATGCTCGCGGGTGGCGTGCCCGCGCTCGTGGCCGGTCTGGTGACGATCAGCGCGGGCGGCTCCGGGGAGTGGTACCACGTGTTCCTGGCCCGGCCCGCGGCGTGGACCGTGCCGCTCGGGTTCGTCGTGATGTTCGCGGTGTCGCTGCTGACACCGCGCAGGGTGCCACCGGGGGTGAACCACGTGATGGTGCGCTTGCACGCGCCGGAGAACCTGGGCCTGCGCAGCCAGGACCGGTTGTGA
- a CDS encoding glutamate--cysteine ligase has product MGDEVGRHEFTRDDRTRYRTKVRRCLDVFARMLRESRFEFDRPMTGLEIELNLVDGAGDPAMRNAEALEAIADPDFVTELGQWNLEINVAPRQLTAGGITEFETVVRDSLNEAEHKASATGSHMVMIGILPTLQAKHLAVGALSGSPRYALLNEQVLAARGEDLHISIDGVERLQMTADSIVPEGACTSTQFHLQVSPDSFPAYWNAAQAIAGVQVAVGANSPFLLGKELWRETRIALFQQATDTRSDELKEQGVRPRVWFGERWITSIFDLFEENVRYFPALLPICDEEDPVQVLERGDTPSLAELRLHNGTIYRWNRPVYDVVRDKPHLRVENRTMPAGPTVVDTLANAAFYYGLVRMLAEEERPVWSQMSFSAAEENFLAGARHGIDAQVYWPGLGTVPVAELVLRRLLPLAHEGLAKLRVEADDRDRLLGVVEQRCLTGVNGATWQARVFHRHYDHTALDRPEALRRMLRTYRDLMHTNEPVHTWPVG; this is encoded by the coding sequence ATGGGCGACGAGGTCGGGCGGCACGAGTTCACCCGCGATGACCGCACGCGGTACCGCACCAAGGTGCGGCGCTGCCTGGACGTGTTCGCCCGGATGCTCCGCGAGTCGCGGTTCGAGTTCGACCGGCCCATGACCGGGCTGGAGATCGAGCTGAACCTGGTGGACGGCGCGGGCGACCCGGCGATGCGCAACGCGGAGGCCCTGGAGGCGATCGCCGACCCGGACTTCGTCACCGAGCTGGGCCAGTGGAACCTGGAGATCAACGTCGCGCCCCGGCAGCTCACGGCGGGCGGGATCACCGAGTTCGAGACCGTCGTGCGCGACTCGCTCAACGAGGCCGAGCACAAGGCGTCGGCGACCGGCTCGCACATGGTGATGATCGGCATCCTGCCGACGCTCCAGGCCAAGCACCTGGCCGTGGGCGCGCTGTCCGGCAGCCCCCGCTACGCGCTGCTCAACGAGCAGGTGCTGGCGGCGCGCGGCGAGGACCTCCACATCTCGATCGACGGCGTCGAGCGGCTCCAGATGACGGCCGACTCGATCGTGCCGGAGGGCGCGTGCACGTCGACGCAGTTCCACCTCCAGGTGTCGCCGGACTCGTTCCCGGCGTACTGGAACGCGGCGCAGGCCATCGCGGGCGTGCAGGTGGCGGTGGGCGCGAACTCGCCGTTCCTGCTGGGCAAGGAGCTGTGGCGGGAGACCCGGATCGCGCTGTTCCAGCAGGCCACGGACACCCGCAGCGACGAGCTGAAGGAGCAGGGCGTCCGGCCGAGGGTGTGGTTCGGCGAGCGGTGGATCACGTCGATCTTCGACCTGTTCGAGGAGAACGTGCGGTACTTCCCGGCGCTGCTGCCGATCTGCGACGAGGAGGACCCGGTGCAGGTGCTGGAGCGCGGCGACACGCCGTCGCTCGCCGAACTGCGCCTGCACAACGGCACCATCTACCGCTGGAACCGGCCGGTGTACGACGTGGTGCGCGACAAGCCGCACCTGCGCGTGGAGAACCGGACGATGCCCGCCGGCCCGACGGTCGTCGACACGCTGGCCAACGCGGCGTTCTACTACGGCCTGGTGCGGATGCTGGCCGAGGAGGAGCGCCCGGTGTGGTCGCAGATGTCGTTCAGCGCGGCGGAGGAGAACTTCCTGGCGGGCGCGCGGCACGGCATCGACGCGCAGGTCTACTGGCCGGGCCTGGGCACGGTGCCGGTGGCGGAGCTGGTGCTGAGGCGCCTGCTGCCGCTGGCCCACGAGGGACTGGCGAAGCTGAGGGTCGAGGCGGACGACCGGGACCGGCTGCTGGGCGTGGTCGAGCAGCGGTGCCTGACCGGGGTCAACGGCGCGACGTGGCAGGCACGGGTGTTCCACCGGCACTACGACCACACGGCGCTGGACCGGCCCGAGGCGCTGCGCCGGATGCTGCGGACCTACCGGGACCTGATGCACACGAACGAGCCGGTGCACACGTGGCCGGTGGGCTGA